The following proteins are encoded in a genomic region of Neovison vison isolate M4711 chromosome 12, ASM_NN_V1, whole genome shotgun sequence:
- the CDKN1B gene encoding cyclin-dependent kinase inhibitor 1B, which translates to MSNVRVSNGSPSLERMDARQAEYPKPSACRNLFGPVNHEELTRDLEKHRRDMEEASQRKWNFDFQNHKPLEGKYEWQEVEKGSLPEFYYRPPRPPKGACKVPAQESQDVSGTRQAVPLMGSQANSEDTHLVDQKTDTADNQAGLAEQCTGIRKRPATDDSSPQNKRANRTEENVSDGSPNGGSVEQTPKKPGLRRRQT; encoded by the exons ATGTCAAACGTGCGGGTGTCTAACGGGAGCCCGAGCCTGGAGCGGATGGACGCCAGACAGGCGGAGTACCCCAAGCCCTCCGCCTGCAGAAACCTCTTCGGCCCGGTCAACCACGAAGAGCTGACCCGGGACTTGGAGAAGCACCGCAGAGACATGGAAGAGGCAAGCCAGCGCAAGTGGAATTTTGATTTCCAGAATCACAAGCCCCTGGAGGGCAAATACGAGTGGCAGGAGGTGGAGAAGGGCAGCTTGCCCGAGTTCTACTACAGACCCCCGCGGCCACCCAAAGGCGCCTGCAAGGTGCCGGCGCAGGAGAGCCAGGACGTCAGCGGGACCCGCCAGGCGGTGCCTTTAATGGGGTCTCAGGCAAACTCAGAGGACACACACTTGGTAGACCAAAAGACTGACACGGCGGACAACCAGGCTGGCTTAGCGGAGCAGTGCACTGGGATCAGGAAGCGACCGGCCACAGACG ATTCCTCTCCTCAAAACAAAAGAGCcaacagaacagaagaaaatgtcTCAGACGGTTCCCCTAACGGGGGTTCAGTGGAGCAGACGCCCAAGAAGCCGGGCCTCAGAAGACGTCAAACGTAA